GCTCTGCACTTAATGCATTTTTCCGGATCGAGATTGTGTACTTCCGATCGTGGGCCGGTGATCGCTTCAGTCGGACAGACACTGACACACAGCTGGCATCCCGTACAATTTTCAGGCACGACTCGATACTCGATCAGCGCCCGGCACACCGCGGCCTCGCAATGTTTCTCGTTTACATGCATCAGATATTCGGAGCGAAAGTATTTCAGTGTCGTCAGAACCGGATTCGGCGCGGTCTGTCCCAGTCCGCAGAGTGATCCCCTTTTAATAGTCTCGCCGAGTGTCTGAAGTTTGTCGAGGTCCTCGATCTTACCCTCTCCTCTTGTGATCCTTTGAAGTATCTCGACAAGATGTCTTGTCCCGACTCTGCAGGGGGAACATTTACCGCATGATTCCCTCTGTGTGAAATCGAGGAAGTATCTCGCCACATCGACGATACAAGTATCTTCATCCATCACGATAAGCCCACCCGAGCCCATGATCGATCCAGCAGCGGCAAGCGATTCGTAATTTACCGGAGTATCGAGGAATTCCCCGGAAAGACATCCTCCAGAGGGACCGCCGGTCTGAACCGCCTTGAACGGCTTAAGGGTTCCTCCTCCTATATCGAAGATGATCTTTCTAAGGGTCATACCGAGAGGTACCTCTATGAGTCCGGCGCGTCGGATCTTTCCCACCAGAGAGAATGTCTTTGTGCCGCTGTTACCCTGGATACCGAGCTGACTGTACCAGGATGCGCCTTTCCTCAGGATATTGGGCAGGGTGCCAAGAGTCTCCACGTTGTTTATGATTGTCGGCATTCCATGAAGGCCAGCCACGGCAGGGAAGGGGGGGCGCGATTTAGGCATACCCCTTTTCCCTTCGATAGAGGCGATCAGCGCTGTTTCCTCACCGCAAACGAAAGCTCCGGCGCCTTCCTTGATCGTTATGTCCAGATCGAAGCCCGAATCAAGAATATTGGCGCCAAGAAAACCATATTTTTTCATCTGCCTGATAGCTTTTTTCAACCGTGCTATCGCCAGGGGATATTCCGCCCTTATATATATGTACGCTTTCGTTGCTCCTATCGCGTAAGCTGCGATAACAAGTCCTTCAAGCACAGCATGGGGATCCCCCTCTATGAGCGATCTGTTCATGAACGCGCCGGGGTCTCCTTCGTCGGCATTACATATCATGTATTTTTGTTTTCCCGGTGATTCCCTGCAGATCTTCCATTTTCGGAACGTCGGAAATCCGGCTCCCCCTCTGCCTCTGAGCCCGGCCTGCTCGACTTCGGCTATTACATCCAGAGGGCCTTTTATGAATGCGTTGACCAGACCCTGATATCCATCATTTGCCATATAGTGATCGATTTCCTCGGGGTCGATAATTCCGCAATTTCTTAAAACGACCCTGGTCTGTGGTTTCAACATAGGCAGGTCGAAAAAGCGCGGCAGCCCATCGGTGAATCCATCAATGCTATCACCAAAGTAGCCGATTGCGAGTTTGCTGAGGGGGTTGCCTTTGATGAGATTTGATTCAAGGATTAATTTTGCCAGTTTTGGTGTGACATTCGAGTAACTCACCCGGGGCTTCCCGGGCAGCTGTATGTCCATCAGCGGTTCGAGATAGCAGGGGCCGATGCATCCGACCTCGACGATTTTTGCTTTGATTTTCCGTTTCTTGAGGGTTGTCCGTATTGTATCGAGGACAGTGGTTGCCCCGGCGGCCCTGCCGCAGGACGCTGTCCCAAGGAAGATCACCGGGATTTTGTTGTTACGCAGTGAATCCCATTTCCTTTGCGCGGCATTCTTCATTTTTTGAAAATCATTCATATTTTTCCATTGTTTCCCTGAGATGAATAACAGACATTTTGCTGTAAATATCGTCATTGATCTGGATGACCGGAGCCAGGGCACAGCACCCGAGACATGCCACTCTTTCGAAATCGAAACGCTTGTCCGTTGTGGTCTGCCCATGAGTGATTTCGAGATCCCGTCCCACCGCATCGGAAAGGATCTGCCCTCCCCGTACGTGGCATGCCGTGCCGAGGCATACTTTGATCGAATTTCTTCCTGGTTCGGTGAAACGGAATTGGGAATAGAAAGAGGCCACTCCAAATATCTGGTTCTCGGAGATCTTCAGAAATCTCGCTGCCTGTTTCACGTTGGCTTCTGAAAGAAATCCAAATTTTTCCTGGATACTCTGAAGGATCGGGATAAGATCTTCCTGTTTTCCCTCGAATCCTGATAACATTTTGTTCAGAATTTTACTGCTCACTGG
The sequence above is drawn from the Candidatus Latescibacterota bacterium genome and encodes:
- a CDS encoding NADH-quinone oxidoreductase subunit NuoF translates to MNDFQKMKNAAQRKWDSLRNNKIPVIFLGTASCGRAAGATTVLDTIRTTLKKRKIKAKIVEVGCIGPCYLEPLMDIQLPGKPRVSYSNVTPKLAKLILESNLIKGNPLSKLAIGYFGDSIDGFTDGLPRFFDLPMLKPQTRVVLRNCGIIDPEEIDHYMANDGYQGLVNAFIKGPLDVIAEVEQAGLRGRGGAGFPTFRKWKICRESPGKQKYMICNADEGDPGAFMNRSLIEGDPHAVLEGLVIAAYAIGATKAYIYIRAEYPLAIARLKKAIRQMKKYGFLGANILDSGFDLDITIKEGAGAFVCGEETALIASIEGKRGMPKSRPPFPAVAGLHGMPTIINNVETLGTLPNILRKGASWYSQLGIQGNSGTKTFSLVGKIRRAGLIEVPLGMTLRKIIFDIGGGTLKPFKAVQTGGPSGGCLSGEFLDTPVNYESLAAAGSIMGSGGLIVMDEDTCIVDVARYFLDFTQRESCGKCSPCRVGTRHLVEILQRITRGEGKIEDLDKLQTLGETIKRGSLCGLGQTAPNPVLTTLKYFRSEYLMHVNEKHCEAAVCRALIEYRVVPENCTGCQLCVSVCPTEAITGPRSEVHNLDPEKCIKCRACYEICRFDAIAGDAIIIKSKRG
- a CDS encoding NAD(P)H-dependent oxidoreductase subunit E, whose translation is MSSKILNKMLSGFEGKQEDLIPILQSIQEKFGFLSEANVKQAARFLKISENQIFGVASFYSQFRFTEPGRNSIKVCLGTACHVRGGQILSDAVGRDLEITHGQTTTDKRFDFERVACLGCCALAPVIQINDDIYSKMSVIHLRETMEKYE